From the genome of Chelonia mydas isolate rCheMyd1 chromosome 2, rCheMyd1.pri.v2, whole genome shotgun sequence, one region includes:
- the NRSN1 gene encoding neurensin-1, translating into MSSYADICSSKQAHSGTEGSYQRYGVRSYLHQFYEDCTASIWEHENDFQIQRSPSRWSSAFWKVGLISGVVFMLIGLTVLVVGFLVPPKIEALEEEDFVVVDNHAIQFNGALDICKLAGAILFCIGGTTMAACLLMSAFAKSYSKEEKYLQQRFKERIADIKAHAHPVTKAPAPGESKIPVTLSKVQNVQPLSET; encoded by the exons ATGAGCTCGTATGCGGATATCTGCAGCTCCAAGCAAGCGCATAGCGGCACGGAGGGAAGTTATCAACGCTATGGAGTTCGATCCTATCTGCATCAATTTTATGAGGACTGCACAGCTTCAATTTGGGAGCATGAGAATGATTTTCAGATCCAGAGGTCACCTAGCAGGTGGAGCTCTGCATTCTGGAAG GTCGGACTCATCTCTGGGGTGGTTTTTATGCTGATCGGGTTAACAGTTCTTGTCGTAGGTTTTCTTGTGCCACCGAAAATCGAAGCCCTGGAGGAAGAAGATTTTGTTGTTGTGGATAACCATGCCATTCAGTTTAACGGAGCCCTTGATATATGTAAGCTGGCAGGAGCAATCTTATTTTGTATTGGAGGGACCACAATGGCAGCATGCTTGTTGATGTCTGCTTTTGCTAAAAGCTACTCCAAAGAAGAAAAGTATCTTCAGCAAAGGTTTAAAGAGAGAATAGCAGACATAAAAGCCCATGCACACCCAGTCACAAAAGCACCAGCACCAGGAGAATCAAAGATACCTGTCACTTTGTCCAAAGTTCAAAATGTCCAACCTTTATCAGAAACCTGa